In the Leishmania donovani BPK282A1 complete genome, chromosome 31 genome, one interval contains:
- a CDS encoding amino acid transporter aATP11, putative, producing MPTAATGKSAMPYPNESAHGHEWEYDSPNRDGAELLEEQAYAAEVEGHKKKAAATSEDSQKGVDPFDFSVNSPEQRIARMDRERAERVQRRRTELNFFQRWFSYILPYGGVVASGINLASSCIGAGIIALPSAFNAAGIIVAMIYMVVIAYLTIYSYILLAIVAKKTGLRNYEQIVRTLMGPGAGYFLAFCLWFLSFGAEVSYAISLKDVLTAFLDASETAPAYLQTLSGQRVMTFVLWLVAMLPLCLPKEINSLRYFSCVAICFVVYFAIAMVIHSGVNGLQENPRPAVKLFNQGNTAIGGLATFLFAFISQLNAMEVAGEMHKFSVRRMSIASAIGVCICFVLYFFAGLFGYLDFGPKVTGSALKQYNPVKDTMMGVGYGGLMLKLCVGYGLHMIPVRDAIYYVCQTNVHNIAWWKNACVCGSMAVLSLICGLFVPRINVVFGLVGGFSGGFIGYIYPALMVMYSGNWTFSSAGFFHYVCTYLLLFVGVIAVVWGTSAAIFDEVMAQRG from the coding sequence atgcccaccgctgccacaggAAAGTCGGCGATGCCTTACCCAAACGAAAGCGCGCACGGGCACGAGTGGGAGTACGACTCCCCGAACAGAGACGGTGCGGAGCTTCTCGAGGAGCAGGCGTACGCTGCCGAGGTAGAGGGccacaaaaagaaagcggcAGCCACTTCGGAAGACTCGCAGAAAGGAGTGGACCCGTTCGACTTCTCAGTCAACAGCCCAGAACAGCGCATTGCCCGCATGGACCGCGAGCGGGCGGAGCGGGTGCAACGCCGTCGCACGGAGCTCAATTTCTTTCAGCGGTGGTTTAGTTACATCCTCCCCTATGGCGGCGTCGTGGCCTCTGGCATCAACCTCGCCAGCTCTTGCATTGGCGCGGGTATTATCGCGCTGCCCTCCGCCTTCAACGCCGCAGGCATTATCGTGGCCATGATCTACATGGTGGTCATCGCCTACCTCACCATCTACTCATACATACTCCTCGCCATTGTCGCGAAGAAAACGGGACTGCGCAACTACGAGCAGATCGTGCGCACGCTGATGGGCCCCGGCGCAGGCTACTTCCTCGCCTTCTGCCTCTGGTTTCTCAGCTTTGGTGCGGAGGTGTCGTACGCGATTTCGCTGAAGGATGTGCTGACGGCCTTCCTGGACGCGTCGGAGACTGCTCCGGCGTACCTCCAGACGCTCTCCGGTCAGCGTGTCATGACGTTTGTGCTGTGGCTCGTGgccatgctgccgctgtgtcTGCCGAAGGAGATCAACTCGCTGCGCTACTTCTCCTGCGTCGCGATCTGCTTCGTCGTTTACTTTGCGATCGCCATGGTGATACACAGCGGCGTGAACGGCCTGCAAGAGAACCCCCGCCCTGCTGTGAAACTCTTCAACCAGGGCAACACCGCCATCGGTGGCCTGGCCACTTTTCTCTTCGCCTTCATCTCGCAGCTCAACGCGATGGAGGTGGCGGGTGAGATGCACAAGTTTTCGGTGCGCCGCATGTCGATCGCATCCGCGATTGGAGTTTGTATTTGCTTTGTGCTGTACTTCTTTGCTGGTCTCTTCGGCTACCTGGACTTCGGCCCGAAGGTCACCGGCTCGGCGCTGAAGCAGTACAACCCCGTCAAGGATACAATGATGGGTGTCGGTTACGGTGGCCTCATGTTGAAGCTGTGCGTCGGCTACGGTCTGCACATGATCCCGGTTCGTGATGCCATCTACTACGTGTGCCAGACAAACGTGCACAACATCGCCTGGTGGAAgaacgcgtgcgtgtgcgggtcAATGGCCGTATTGTCGCTCATCTGCGGTCTCTTCGTGCCTCGCATCAACGTCGTCTTTGGACTCGTCGGTGGCTTCTCTGGCGGCTTCATTGGCTACATCTACCCAGCGCTCATGGTCATGTACTCCGGCAACTGGACCTTCTCGAGCGCTGGTTTCTTCCACTACGTCTGCACCTACCTGCTGCTTTTTGTTGGCGTCATAGCTGTAGTCTGGGgtaccagcgccgccatTTTTGACGAGGTCATGGCACAGCGCGGCTAA